A segment of the Salmo trutta chromosome 3, fSalTru1.1, whole genome shotgun sequence genome:
agaacttttagtttcttcaagtgcagtcgcaaaaaccatcaagcgctatgatgaaactggctctcatgaggaccaccacaggaaaggaagacccagagttacctctactgcaaaGGATACGTTCATTGGAGTTAACTGcaactcagattgcagcccaaataaatgcttcacagagttcaagtaacagacacatctcaatatcaactgttcagaggagactgcgtaaatcaggccttcatggtcaaattgctacaaagaaaccactactaaaggacaccaatatgcagaggagacttgcttgggccaagaaaaatgagcaatggacattagactggtgcaaatctgtcctttggtctgatgaatttgagatttttggttccaaccgccgtgtctttgtgagacgcagagtaggagaatggaggaggtgtgaagtgctttgctggtgacactgtcagtgatatatttagaattcaaggtatacttaaccagcatggcaaccacagcattctgcagcgatacgccatcccaacttgtttgcgcttagtgggactatcatttgtttttcaacaggacaatcaccCAACATAGCTCCAGGAAGTAGCaagatggagggctgcatcagaagacctagccatcacaatcacctgacctcaacccaattgaggtggtCTAGAATGTGTTGGAccgcagtgtgaaggaaaagcagccaaaaagtgctcagcatatgtgggaactccttcaagactgttggaaaagcattccaggtgaagctggttgagagaatgccaagagtgtgcaaagctgtcatcaaggcaaagggtggctactttgaagaatctcaaatataaaatatattttgatttgttgaacacttttttggttactacatgattccatatgtgttatttcatagttttgatgtcttcactattattctacaatgtagaaaatagtaaaataaagaaaaacccttgaatgagtaggtgtgtccaatctttggTTCTGTACATACATGTATGTTTTCCTTATGTTTTTCCAGCTTCTGTCAATTAAGACACATGCAATATATGATTCTAAGGCCACTACAAACACATTTAGATATAGTTTACACTCAATGGACAGAATGAGACTAGTTGAGGAGTTAGGTAATTGTTGTGAACTGGTAATACATGTAGCAGCCATAAACAGCAGAAGGGACCAAATGTATGCAACAAAAATACCGCTTAGTTTAGTGTGCTTTTGTTTACCAGTTCATTTGAAAACATTAAATCTTAATTGAAATCAGTCATATTCTGTGCTTGGTGGAGCTGTAACCATATTACCATTCACATGTGTAGTGACAGTACTATTTGCTGGTGAAACACTTTTGACTGTGGCATACAGTAGGTATATAGTAAGCTTTTAATTTCTTGACCATCTCACACCTCTGATGTATATTAAAGTAAACAGTATATCTAATGCATTTAAGCGCTGTTATGTTAGCTGTTCTTTATTGCGTATTATAATTTTACAATGTTTATACTATCTCTACAAGGCTACACAAACAATCCCATTTAAATCTGATCAACCCTTTACATTCAGAAGTGGATCACAGTCATTTAACCTGGCATTTTCTTCCTTGACGAAACAAAATCATACATTTTTTCAAAACAAGTATTCAATTAAGGATTTAGTCACATCAAAACCTTACACTTTCTAAGTGCAATGCATCTGTAGTAAATTGACACAGATGTCATCAGTTTCAACAAATATTCAATTACATCCCTGTTGACATTAAGGAAGCAAAtctagattaaataaactggtaTTCAAGAGTGCACATTATTTCCATAAAGTCAAGTAAAGCTCAGGAATATTGTCATCGCATGGCTAAAACCGTATTCTCTGCATAACAATAAAGACATATGTTGTGCAAAAAGAATTACACAGCCTTGATGCCTTCTTGACATAAAATATGTTTCACAtcaaggctgcgtttacacaggcagcccaattctgatcttttgccgcTAATTtgccttttgaccaatcagatcttttTCACATAATTGGGTAAAAGAtccgaattgggctgcctgtgtaaacagccTAAAAATCACATTGGCATTTTGTTTAAATTATAAAGTGTAGTGAGAAAAAATGGGAGTCgatgagagagaagaggtgaGATGTGTGCTGTGTGTATACAATAGAGGGAAACACTGTTCACTACTACAGATCTGGGggatattcattagtgcacagcaacggaaaacaaaacaaactttTCATTGGACAAaatcaggtaggtccctccctgtttcggCCCTTTTGCTTCTACTTCGTTCCTTGTAAATACACCCCTGAAAACATATGTTTTTGTTCAGGACTACACATTCTAACTATTAGCATCTGAGTGTTTTCTTTGCCAAAGAGTATGTAGTCCAGTGGGAATAGTGAGGTCACCCTGACAGTAAACAAATTTCTTCCAAACAAATGAATACTGTGAATCATAATAAATAAACTAGCATCCTAATGATGTGTATTTATCAACTATAGTGCTGGCCTATGATTTCTATATGATTTCTAAAATAGGATCAGAATAATACTTTGGATTGTACGCTGCTCCTGTATGCTTCCAAGTAAAcaaataaacaacaataataatatgtCCCAGTACCTTAACATTTTATTCTAAAAGTCATTAGCTAATAGCACTATTCAGACTGAAATATGAGTATTTATTATAGTTGGTTAAGGACTATTTATTTCAGATGGCAAGATAAAAACGTACATttatgaatataactactgttccctgaaggagggaatgaGGTATAACATacatatcaaattttatttgtcacattatttgtcacatgcgctgaatacaacaggtgtagaccttaccgtgatggttacaagtccttaaccaacaatgcagttaagaaaatagagttaagaaaatatttactaaataaactaaagtaaaaaaattaaaaacatactATGGAGAGTCAATGACCAATCACACCTGAAGCAAACTAAAAACACCCAATGGGCCAATGAATACAGAGTCCACCCTCGGGAGCCCCGCCTTCCTAGCTATAATACCGGGACTTGCATTAATTTCCTCAAATCAGTACCACTACAGTGAGCCCAAACCCCCTTACATCACAGGGCCAAAATATGTTCTACCTCGTTCCTTCCTTTAGGGAACATTAGTTATATTCATAACTGTACattccctttcagtcggtcactCGGCATAACATACTATGGGGACATACAATCATGCCAAAAGCCGGCTCAGAGGGTACCAAACTAGGAGGGCCATGGCAGCCCAAGCACACAGGTTCCACAGGCTCCAGAAAGGGGTTATAGAAGCTATCTTTTTCCCTAACACTTATCCGAGAGGCATGACCTGTCAGAGCCTCATGAGGCCTGAACTGTCAGAGCCCCATATAGATAACCAGAACCTGCAGCAACTTGATTATGCGCACTGACACGCTGTCACTGCATAGACCCCACGGTTCCAAGAACAATACTTATTTACCTTACGAGCCTGAAATGTCATAACTTGTACACGGCACTGCAAGTCCAAAAAAACAGAACACCTGTCGTGACTTGGTAAAGCGGACACGCACACTGCATAGCATTGACCAGAGCCCAAGGCTCAAATCCACAGGGAATTGTGGTAACCCTAAAAAatagatgttttattgtcacatactgtacactggataggtgcagtgaaatgtgttgttttacagggtcggGTATTCGACCCAGCTACTGGCCCAATTCTACCTGCCGCTACCAGATAAATGCATACTGCGCACTGCCACCCATCAAGGCAGCCCAAGGCTCAAACCCACAGGAAAACTATGGTAACCCGGACAAAATGCTGCCTAACATCGACCACGGCGGCCCAAGTCCATAGACCCTAATGGTTCCAAAAAGGCTCCCACAGAGACCCAAGGAGTCTGGAATGCCAGAACTCACACAAGGATCCGCAAGTCCAAAACAACAGGGGATCTGCTGTGACTTGAAAATGAGCATTTGTGTGCCGCCTCATCAACGAATCACGGCAGTCCAAGGCTCAAACCCACAGGGAAACTGTAGCAACCCGGATAAATGCACAATCTGCGCTCTGTCTAACTCCCGGACGCAGCCATAAGAACACTATGAAATCACACTGGGAGCAGTTACGTCCAAGAGATAAAACCTCACAAAGGCCTGTGGGGAACCCCAACTCGCTGCAGCACAGATATCACCAATCATAATTCCCCTGAACAATGCCCAAGATACTGCCACACCCATAGCAGAGTGAGGACGCACACCGCTAGGCAACCCTTGTCTTTTGCTGTACATGCCAATTAGATAGCCTCCACAATCCAATGAGAAAGACGATGCTTAGAAAGCAACCTACCCGAAGCTGGACTAGCGAAACAGACAAAAAACTGGTCACAAACATGGATATCCTTGATCCTATCCATATACTGTATGTGCGTAAAGCACGCACCAGACACAGGCCATGCAACTTCCTTTGTTCAATGGAAGCAAACGGAGGAGGTGAGACAGGGAACAGCTGAAAAGCTAGAGACCTGTAGGAATTAGGGTTAACCGTTAGGAGCAGAAGATGCATTAGGACGTAACACCACCTTGCAGGCGCAAACTCCAAACAGGAAGGGTGTACTGATAGCGTGTGGAGATTGCCCCAACGTACTTTGCCGCCAAGGCCATGAGGAGGACAGTCTTGTAGGAAAGGAACTTCAGGTCCACAGACTCCAATGATTCAAAAGGAGGCTCACACAATGTGTCCAGGACCAAATCCAGGTCCTAGGTCTGTGCCATATACTTAGACACTGGTCTGAGCCGACGCACGCCTTTCAGGAACCGCACCACCAGAGGATGAGACCCCGGGGTAGAGCCATCAATCCCTACATGACACCACTAAGATGGCTGCCACAAACTTATAGTGTAGAAACAGAAATGCCCTTCGCATAAAGCTCTTGCAAGAACATCAAAATGTCCACCAAAGAGCTCTGAAAAGGAGAAAATACTTGAATCTTACACCAACTCTCAAACGCGCACAACTTATACGTTAGAGGAAGCTCGCGCCAACTGTATAGTCATAATCAAGTTCGAGGGTATAAACCCCTAGCCTTCAATTTCAGCCTTTCAGGGGCCAACCCCACATATTCTATATCAACAGTTATGTATGCCAAACACTCCCGTGCGCCTGGGACAACAGATCCCGACAACACGGAACTGTCCACAGGTCCCCGTCCAACAGGTGGATGATGGGAACCAGGGTTGTTTGGCCCCCAGAATCAACAACAGACCCTCCTGACAGACCCTTTCAAGGTGGCCTGAATGGGGTCCACCGGAGGAAAAGCATAAAGCCAAACCTGAGGCCACTGATGTGCCAAAGAATTCGTTCCCCAGATCCTTTATTGAGAAGAACAAGTAACAATGCGTGTTTTCTCACAATGTGTAAAGATCTATGTCGGCCTTGCCGAACCGATCCTATATCTGGGCAACCACCGAGGGGTGAAGTTTCCACTCCATTGAGAGAGGACCCACCCTGGAAAGTAGATCCACACACACGTTGAGAGATCCGGAAGGTATGTCACCCTGAGCAACAGGAAATGCGCATTGCTCCCTATGAGCAGATAACGAGCCAGGTTCAATAGAGAGACTGTTGTCAGAACTTACCAACACATGCTGGTCCTCCAATATCGGAAGAAAGAGCCTCAGTGCCAGCAAAACAGCCAGTAGCTCCAGGTTATTGATATGCAGCGCCCTTAGCGCTGTCGACCAAATCCCACTTTCCGAGAAGCCCACACACAGCGCTTGCCATCCCAGTGAGGATGCGTCTGTCGTGATCACCCTGCAGGACACTACCCAGCCAATGGGAACCCCCTGCAACAACAGTTGCAGGGTTCTCCAAGGAGTTAACACCCTCAGGCACGATGGGGATATCTTGAGCAACTGATGGCAATGGCGAGATGCATCCAGACGCGTAGCTACGTGAACCAATCGCGGTGAAGCATCGACTCTAGTAGCCGCCGAAGCGTGAGTATTTTGAACTTGCACACCTTAAGGTGCTTGTCCAAACCACACAAGTCCAGGATTGGATGCAGCGTTCCATTGCTCTTAGGAACTTGGGAATACCGGCTATACCAACCGCTCTATACTTCTAACACGAGAACCACCCGAATGGACCACTTCCAAAGAAGTGAGGAAAAGTCCTCTCTCAAAACAGGCGCTAGGACACACCCACGGTGACACCTCACATCTCACATGCCGGCCACTGGGCGGAGCACACGGCCAACCTCCCATACATTGTCATCTGCAGGGGCGGAGCACCACCTTGAGGACTTTATTTTGTCATGTCCTCTCACAGCCACCACTCCCGACAACCTTGTGTCTGACTCAGGGAAGAGACTGATTTATGCTCACATATGGGTGATACCATACTTTTGATACCCTTGGACACCATAGACCCTTGGGTAGAAGCATTGCACTCATTACtgcaagttgctctggataagagtgtcatCCAAATTACCAAAATGCAAATGTACAATGTCATCATTGACAGACAAAAAAAGTGCCCTTGTTTGTCATACTCAGTGGTACATGACATCAGGCCCTGCATATGAAAAAGATCGGGGTCCAGATATCGTAACCGAGTCTCCTAGTCATAGAGTTGGACGGGCGTTCACATGCTTTTTCCCAGCAGGAAAGCACTTCTACTTCCTGCTTTTGCTTCTTCTAGGAACGGGACTCCATAGCTGAGCCAAACACTCCTTCGGCGAAATTGGCTTGCCCAAAACTCATTCCCCCCGCTCCGGTAGGTTATTTATGACAAACTAGCATGCAAGCCGTGCTCTATTCGGGAGCGAAGGACAAGGATTAGCCTCTCTGTTAACCTCCGAGGCCAGGTGGCTAACTAGCATTCCATACTAGCATGCAAGCGGAACGTGCCCCCTCTAAAACAGTTCCACATTTCATGCAACTTGGCTGAATGTGAGTTATTTCAAGTCAAAAAAACTTAAAGAGAGTCAAGTGACACTTTATCGCAGTCATTACAGGTGGTAAAACTTTCCCCAACATGAGCTACCTCCGTTGCGAAGGAGAGCCATACCGCCGGCCGCGGCTCTGCAGCCCAACGTGACATCCGTGGTAGAAACATGAAACTGCCTGAGCTAGCTCATCCACCTCCTTCTCCGAAAACCCCCCAGAACCAGTCAGAGACACCACATCCTTTCTAGAATGCGGTTGCCCTTCAGGGAAGAAGAGAACCCAGCCAACTAGCCCATAGCTTGGCTGGGTTGCCCATCAGAGAATTGAATCCCAGTCTTCTGCATGATGGAGGGGAACAATTCCAACCACAAAACAGCCCCTCTCTCCCAGGCTCCGGCAGCCCTGAGGCCGCCGTaattgttttcattttttttaataaagggACTTCTCCAGTAACCCCAATCTTCCTAAGAAGTCAACATACAATACAGTCTAAATTCAGCCGGTGACACCGGTCACACGAACAAGTCCGTGCCAAGGCAGCCTGAGTGTATGTTTCCACCCCAGGCAAACAGGACAGCACTTGTGAGTATCTTTCAATTTCATTGTGAAATCATATGCCCTAGGCCATAGTCAGAGGTTCAAATCCAGCTGGTTAGCCTTTTTGACCACCTTACTCAAGCAAGGAAGCACTGGCTACACAAGCAACGCAGAGGTAGTCGGCTTTTTGCAAACACAAACCATACTCAAGCAACGAAGCATTAGCTACACAAGCAGAGCAGAAGGTAATTAGCTTCTAGCTAACACAAAAACCGATACCAAGACCCAAAACTCGCAACATCTTGGGGGACGAGTACAGAGCCGAATCCAGTAATCTTTGTGTGCTTGTAAATCAAGTGACAAGTTCTCCTTCAGGTGAGCTGAAGAGCGGAGAATTGAGGAAATGAATGCGAGCCCCGGAGTTATGGCTAGGAAAGTCGAGGCTTCTGATGGCAGACATTGCATTCATTGGCCCGTTGGGCGTGTTTTTAGTTTTCTTCAGGTGACTCCGCATAGTATGTTATACTGAGTGACCAACTGAAAGGGAACCTTGAGTTATTCAAAGGCAGTTTCTGGCTCTAATTCCatagtatagtatatacagtttaagtcggaagtttacatacacttagattggagtcattaaaacttgtttttcaaccactccacaaatttcttgttaacaaactatggttttggcaagtcagttaggacatctactttgtgcatgacgcaacacatttttccaaaaattgtttacatacagactatttcacttataattaactgtaccacaattccagtgggtcagaagtttacatacactaagttgactgtgcctttaaacaccttggaaaattccagaaaatgatgtcatggatgatgtcaattggaggtgtacctgtggatgtatttcatggcctaccttgaaactcagtgcctctttgcttgacatcatgggaaaatcaaaagaaatcagccaagacctcagaaaaaaaatgttgacctccaaaagcctggttcatcctagggagcaatttccaaatgcctgaaggtaccacattcatctgtacaaacaatagtacgcaagtataaataccatgggaccatgcagctgtcataccgctcaggaaggagacgcattctgtctcctagagatgaacgtactttggtgcgagaagtgcaaatcaatcccagaccttgtgaagatgctggaggaaacagctacaaaagtatctatatccacagtaaaacgagtcctatatcgacataacctgaaaggccactcagcaaggaagaagccactgctccaaaactgccataaaaaatccaggctacggtttgcaactgcacatggggacaaagattgtactttttggagaaatgtcctcttgtctgatgaaacaaaaatagaactgtttggccataatgaccattgttatgtttggaggaaaaaggggtatgcttgcaagccgaagaacaccatcccaaccgtgaagtacgggggtggcagcatcatgttgtggggtgctttgctgcaagagggactggtgaagcaacatctcaagacatcagtcaggaagttaaagcttggtcgcaaatgggtcttccaaatggacaatgaccccaagcgtacttccaaagttgtggcaaaatggcttaaggacaacaaagtcaaggtattggagtggccatcacaaagccctgacctcaatcccatagaaaatgtgtgggcagaactgaaaaagcatgtgcgagcaaggaggcctacaaacctgactcagttacaccagctctgtcaggaggaatgggccaacattcacccaacttattgtgggaagcttgtggaaggctacccaaaacttttgacccaagttaaacaatttaaaggcaatgctaccaaatacgaattgagtgtatgtaaacttctgacccactgggaatgtgatgaaagaaataaaagctgaaataaatcattctctctactattattctgacatttcacattcttaaaataaagtggtgatcctaactgacctaagacagggatttattactaggattaaatgtcagggaattgtgaaaaactgagtttaaatgtatttggctaaggtggatgtaaacttccgacttcaactctatagaacagtggaggctgctgaggggaggtcggctcataataatggctggaatggagtacaTGGAACGTTataaaacacatggaaaccacatgttcgataccattccatttattccgttcCATCCATTagtatgagccgtcctcccctcagcagcccccactgaTATAGAAGAGTTAGAGATCGGACTGACAATAAATTAGAATACACAGATATTACCCGTTATTTGCTGTTGGTCGATTTACACTGTGGTGTAGTTGATTGTTGTTGGGGTTAAAGTTGATTGTTGTAAAATGCAGTCTGTGAGCAGTGTTTTCAAAAAGTGCACTTGTAGATGGAGGCCTGGGCTTGCACTGTCTGTTGATAATTGAAGTAGTACTGTAGCTGTGCTGTTAGCCACATTATGCAAGCGTTTAAGATCAATACATCTGGATATAAGGTGCCAGTGCTTAGCTAACCACAACTTGTCTATATCAATGAATAAATCACAGTCTTGCTGGTACGACCCCACCGTTTTAAAGCCATATCAAGGTCTAGTTGGTTCCAGACAGCCAGTCTCAGTCTGGTATAGTTCAGTTTTGGCATGGCCTGGTTGGTTTACCTCCGTAGTATTGCAATATATCCGTTTGTCACAGTTGGGTGTGGCCAGTCTTTCCCCCTCCCCATCCCATcgtgtcctctctctttctctctctctctctttcaccactTGTGCTGACTGTGCACtgatctcctcttctcctccaaaGACACACCCTCCTCCTGGCTAACCCGACAGTCCTTTAtgtcctccatctccacctcatCATCCTTCCCTTTCTCTGGGGGGCTCTGAGCCACAGCagggtcctcctcttcctcctccttcattACCTCAGCCGTACGCACCACAGAGAACTCCATCTGACTGTCCGGGCTGGCTTTGACTATGGTAACACTCCCCACCTCCAGCTTGTCCTCTAAAGGGCCTCCACTGGTGGGGGAGATCTTGACGGAGGTTGAGGTGGGGGAGACTTTCATGGAAGCCGTGGTGGGGGAGACTTTCATGGGGTCCACAGTGCGGCAGACTTTCACAGGAACAGCAGTGGGAGAAACTTTGTCGGCCCTGACAGTAGCAAGGCTCTCAACCTTGTCCTCTGGCCCTTTCGTGGTGGGTGAGGTTTCGTCCACCTTGACAAAAGTAGTAGTATTCTTTAGAATGCTACGGGGTAGAGTGGTGGGGGACATCATTAAGGGGGTAGGGGCAGGAGAGAGATTTAAGGGAGTAGGGGCAGGGGAGACATTTAACGGGCTAGAGGAAGGAAACACTTTTCTGGACGATAGGCCAGGGGAGACTTGTATGGGGGTAGGGGTAGGAGAAACATTTAAGGGAGTAGGGGAGGGGGACACTTTTCTGGAGGACAGGTCAGGGGAGACATTCAAGAGGTTAGAGGTTGGAGAGGCTTGTACAGGGGTAGGGGTAAGAGAGACATTTAAGGCGCTAAGACTAGGGTTATTATAGGAGCCTTGGGTAAGGGGTAATATCTCAGGGGTCATGGGGGTGACTTGtactggggtggtggtgggggaatCTTGTATTGGGGGTGTTAGAGGGGAGACGCCTCCTGGACTCGCGTTGGGAGTGACTGGTATGGGACTCTCAGTGGGGGACACTACAAAAATGACCTTAGTGGGGTACATTTTAACAGGAGACATATCAGTGTCGTCAGGTGCACCAGAGTCCAGGCTGGGCTGGGACGACAGGATCTTCACAGGGCTGGAGGTCTGCACTGGAGCAGTGAAGAGGGGTTCCTCTTCTACCATGGGCTGGCTCAGTGGCACTTTGGCCCCAACTGGATCACTACCTCTGCGTGGTGAGAACAGAACCAGACTCTTCTTCCGCTTGGCCGCGATGGGAACCACACCATTGGTGCTGTCCGTTTTGACGTCTTTGAACATGCTCCGCAGGTTGTACCCCTCCTTCCTCTGGGGGTCCTCCTCATCCCCCTTCTCACTATCCAGGGCCTCCGATTGGTCTAACTGGTCGCCAGACCCCTGATCCTTTTTGTCCATGTGGGTG
Coding sequences within it:
- the LOC115174912 gene encoding histone-lysine N-methyltransferase 2D-like isoform X1 is translated as MTDLEASTVGEPPPPYMIFLLVFFFFITGLLGFLVCHLLKKKGYRCRTGEEEDEDEEECEQKLGPDKNAWVQAASSDNLSYVTDDEEEDHQDTVEQILKCIIENEANMEAFKEMLGKQDICEHHDPTLLRKESLGGIPPHHHTVHSGAQLDHKSCTLCVQGRSKKARRRSRVPRTNKPRTPGERRESTVFAVGRFRVTHMDKKDQGSGDQLDQSEALDSEKGDEEDPQRKEGYNLRSMFKDVKTDSTNGVVPIAAKRKKSLVLFSPRRGSDPVGAKVPLSQPMVEEEPLFTAPVQTSSPVKILSSQPSLDSGAPDDTDMSPVKMYPTKVIFVVSPTESPIPVTPNASPGGVSPLTPPIQDSPTTTPVQVTPMTPEILPLTQGSYNNPSLSALNVSLTPTPVQASPTSNLLNVSPDLSSRKVSPSPTPLNVSPTPTPIQVSPGLSSRKVFPSSSPLNVSPAPTPLNLSPAPTPLMMSPTTLPRSILKNTTTFVKVDETSPTTKGPEDKVESLATVRADKVSPTAVPVKVCRTVDPMKVSPTTASMKVSPTSTSVKISPTSGGPLEDKLEVGSVTIVKASPDSQMEFSVVRTAEVMKEEEEEDPAVAQSPPEKGKDDEVEMEDIKDCRVSQEEGVSLEEKRRSVHSQHKW
- the LOC115174912 gene encoding histone-lysine N-methyltransferase 2D-like isoform X2, which codes for MTDLEASTVGEPPPPYMIFLLVFFFFITGLLGFLVCHLLKKKGYRCRTGEEEDEDEEECEQKLGPDKNDDEEEDHQDTVEQILKCIIENEANMEAFKEMLGKQDICEHHDPTLLRKESLGGIPPHHHTVHSGAQLDHKSCTLCVQGRSKKARRRSRVPRTNKPRTPGERRESTVFAVGRFRVTHMDKKDQGSGDQLDQSEALDSEKGDEEDPQRKEGYNLRSMFKDVKTDSTNGVVPIAAKRKKSLVLFSPRRGSDPVGAKVPLSQPMVEEEPLFTAPVQTSSPVKILSSQPSLDSGAPDDTDMSPVKMYPTKVIFVVSPTESPIPVTPNASPGGVSPLTPPIQDSPTTTPVQVTPMTPEILPLTQGSYNNPSLSALNVSLTPTPVQASPTSNLLNVSPDLSSRKVSPSPTPLNVSPTPTPIQVSPGLSSRKVFPSSSPLNVSPAPTPLNLSPAPTPLMMSPTTLPRSILKNTTTFVKVDETSPTTKGPEDKVESLATVRADKVSPTAVPVKVCRTVDPMKVSPTTASMKVSPTSTSVKISPTSGGPLEDKLEVGSVTIVKASPDSQMEFSVVRTAEVMKEEEEEDPAVAQSPPEKGKDDEVEMEDIKDCRVSQEEGVSLEEKRRSVHSQHKW